One window of Quercus robur chromosome 12, dhQueRobu3.1, whole genome shotgun sequence genomic DNA carries:
- the LOC126708580 gene encoding salutaridine reductase-like isoform X2, which yields MAETTINPGIKRIAVVTGANKGIGFEICRQLASNGIRVVLTARDVRRGNEAIEKLKAKGCSDVVFHQLDVMDPTTISSLADFIKTHFGKLDILVNNAGINGSIINPEERRKLSADQIYGPNAIPLKEVIKQTYQTTEDCLRTNYYGTKQVSEALIPLLLLSHSGRIVNVSSILGQLKLISNENAKKELGEVDDLTEEKVDKVVEGFLEDVKENLIETKGWPVNISAYIVSKAALNAYTRVLAKKFPKIAINSVTPGYTSTDLNHNSGGLTVEEGAKGPVMLALMPEGGPSGLFFDQMEVSTFE from the exons ATGGCAGAAACAACCATAAATCCGGGGATTAAGAG GATTGCAGTTGTAACCGGAGCCAATAAAGGGATTGGATTTGAGATATGTAGACAATTAGCTTCAAATGGGATCAGGGTGGTTTTAACTGCTAGAGATGTAAGGAGGGGCAATGAAGCAATTGAAAAACTCAAAGCTAAAGGATGCTCTGATGTGGTTTTTCATCAACTAGATGTGATGGACCCAACTACCATTTCCTCTTTGGCAGATTTCATCAAAACCCACTTTGGGAAGCTTGACATATTG GTAAATAATGCGGGGATTAATGGATCCATAATTAACCCAGAGGAACGAAGAAAACTTAGCGCTGATCAA ATTTACGGTCCAAATGCCATACCTCTGAAGGAAGTTATAAAGCAAACTTATCAAACAACTGAGGACTGTTTGAGAACAAATTACTATGGGACCAAGCAAGTGAGCGAAGCACTTATTCCACTTCTTCTATTATCCCATTCTGGAAGAATAGTAAATGTGTCCTCCATCTTGGGACAATTAAAG CTTATTTCAAATGAGAATGCAAAGAAAGAACTTGGAGAGGTTGATGACCTCACAGAAGAGAAAGTGGACAAGGTGGTGGAGGGATTTCTAGAAGATGTCAAGGAGAATTTGATTGAAACCAAAGGTTGGCCTGTTAATATTTCTGCTTACATAGTCTCCAAGGCAGCTCTTAATGCATACACAAGGGTTCTAGCAAagaagttccccaaaatagcaATCAACTCCGTGACTCCTGGTTATACCAGCACAGATTTGAACCACAATAGTGGAGGTTTGACTGTTGAAGAAGGTGCAAAAGGTCCTGTGATGTTGGCTTTGATGCCTGAAGGTGGGCCTTCTGGCCTCTTCTTTGATCAAATGGAAGTATCAACCTTTGAATAA
- the LOC126708580 gene encoding salutaridine reductase-like isoform X1, producing the protein MAETTINPGIKRIAVVTGGNKGIGFEICRQLASNGVRVVLTARDVRKGNEAIEKLKAAGCSDVVFHQLDVMDPTTISSLADFIKTHFGKLDILVNNAGINGSISNPEERRKVSADQIFGPNAIPLKEIMKQTYQTAEDCLRTNYYGTKQVSEALIPLLLLSNSGRIVNVSSILGQLKLISNENAKKELGDVDDLTEEKVEKVVEGFLEDVKENLIETKGWPINISAYIVSKAALNAYTRVLARKYPKIAINSVNPGYVSTDLNHNSGFLTVEEGAKGPVMLALMPEGGPSGLFFDQMEVSTF; encoded by the exons ATGGCAGAAACAACCATAAATCCGGGGATTAAGAG gATTGCAGTTGTAACCGGAGGCAATAAAGGGATCGGATTTGAGATATGTAGACAGTTAGCTTCAAATGGGGTCAGGGTGGTTTTAACTGCTAGAGATGTAAGGAAGGGCAATGAAGCAATTGAAAAACTCAAGGCTGCAGGATGCTCTGATGTGGTTTTTCATCAACTAGATGTGATGGACCCAACTACCATTTCTTCTTTGGCAGATTTCATCAAAACCCACTTTGGGAAGCTTGACATATTG GTAAATAATGCGGGGATTAATGGATCCATAAGCAACCCAGAGGAACGAAGAAAAGTTAGCGCTGATCAA ATTTTTGGTCCAAATGCCATACCTCTGAAGGAAATCATGAAGCAAACGTATCAAACTGCTGAGGATTGTTTGAGAACAAACTACTATGGGACCAAGCAAGTAAGCGAAGCACTTATTCCGCTTCTTCTATTATCCAATTCGGGAAGAATAGTAAATGTCTCCTCCATCTTGGGGCAATTAAAG CTTATTTCAAATGAGAATGCAAAGAAAGAATTAGGAGATGTTGATGATCTCACAGAAGAGAAAGTGGAAAAGGTGGTAGAGGGATTTCTAGAAGATGTCAAGGAGAATTTGATTGAAACCAAAGGTTGGCCTATTAATATTTCTGCTTACATAGTCTCCAAGGCAGCTCTTAATGCATACACAAGGGTTCTAGCAAGGAAGTACCCCAAAATAGCAATCAACTCCGTGAATCCTGGATATGTCAGCACAGATTTGAACCACAATAGTGGATTTTTGACTGTTGAAGAAGGTGCAAAAGGTCCTGTGATGTTGGCTCTGATGCCTGAAGGTGGGCCGTCTGGCCTCTTCTTTGATCAAATGGAAGTATCAACCTTTTGA
- the LOC126708581 gene encoding salutaridine reductase-like, producing MAETTLNSETKRIAVVTGANKGLGFEISKQLASNGVRVILAARDVRRGNEAVEKLKDAGYSDVVFHQLDLTDYASISSLADFIKTQFGKLDILVNNAATIGAIVNEEEVWKLSVEEIVGINARPLKELIKQTYETSENCLKTNYYGIKQLNKALIPLLLLSGSARIVNVSSSVGQLKRISNENVRKVLGDVDGLTEEKVDQLVEGFLEEVKENVVETNNWPANFSAYFISKAALNAYTRILARMYPKILINAANPGYISSDFNNNTGSLTVEDGAKGPVMLALMPEGGPSGLFFDKAVMSTF from the exons ATGGCAGAAACGACCTTGAATTCTGAGACGAAGAG GATTGCAGTTGTTACAGGGGCCAATAAAGGGTTAGGATTTGAAATATCTAAACAGCTAGCTTCAAATGGGGTCAGAGTGATATTAGCTGCTAGAGATGTCAGGAGAGGCAATGAAGCTGTTGAAAAACTCAAGGATGCTGGATACTCTGATGTGGTTTTTCATCAACTAGATTTGACGGATTATGCTAGCATTTCTTCTTTGGCGGAtttcatcaaaacccaatttggGAAGCTTGACATATTG GTAAATAATGCAGCGACTATTGGAGCCATAGTCAATGAAGAGGAAGTGTGGAAACTTAGTGTTGAAGAA ATTGTAGGTATAAATGCCAGGCCTCTAAAGGAACTTATAAAGCAGACTTATGAAACTTCAGAGAATTGTTTGAAAACAAACTACTATGGGATCAAGCAACTCAACAAAGCTCTTATTCCACTTCTTCTATTATCCGGTTCAGCAAGAATTGTGAATGTCTCCTCCTCTGTGGGACaattaaag CGTATTTCAAATGAGAATGTAAGGAAGGTATTAGGAGACGTTGATGGCCTCACAGAAGAGAAAGTGGACCAGTTGGTGGAGGGATTTCTTGAAGAAGTGAAGGAGAATGTGGTAGAGACCAATAATTGGCCTGCTAATTTTTCTGCCTACTTCATCTCCAAAGCAGCGCTTAATGCCTACACAAGGATTTTGGCACGGATgtatcccaaaattttgataaatgcaGCAAATCCTGGGTATATCAGCTCAGACTTCAACAACAATACTGGTTCTTTGACTGTCGAAGATGGTGCAAAAGGTCCTGTGATGTTAGCTCTAATGCCTGAAGGTGGACCCTCGGGCCTTTTCTTTGATAAAGCGGTAATGTCAACTTTTTGA